Proteins encoded in a region of the Canis lupus familiaris isolate Mischka breed German Shepherd chromosome 1, alternate assembly UU_Cfam_GSD_1.0, whole genome shotgun sequence genome:
- the VSTM2B gene encoding V-set and transmembrane domain-containing protein 2B isoform X1, whose product MEQRSRPCALGHLPPPLLLLHALLLCAAHATFTEVPQDVTVREGDDIEMPCAFRASGATSYSLEIQWWYLKEPPRELLHELALSVPGARSKVTNKDATKISTVRVQGNDISHRLRLSAVRRQDEGVYECRVSDYSDDDTQEHKAQALLRVLSRFAPPNMQAAEAVSHMQSSGPRRHGPASAANANTVGATGAAGRATSDPGRGDKSPPPGSPPAAARSPGVPEAAAASAAHAATTTVAAAASSASPLRGQVALLCHRRGSGTGPSSATDPLLSLLLLALHKFLRLLLGH is encoded by the exons ATGGAACAGCGGAGCCGGCCCTGCGCCCTCGGACacctgccgccgccgctgctgctgctgcacgCGCTGCTGCTCTGCGCGGCCCACG CTACGTTTACCGAAGTCCCCCAAGATGTGACAGTCCGGGAGGGAGACGACATCGAGATGCCCTGCGCCTTCCGGGCCAGCGGAGCCACCTCGTACTCGCTGGAGATCCAGTGGTGGTACCTCAAGGAGCCGCCCCGGGAGCTGCTGCACGAGCTGGCGCTCAGCGTGCCCGGCGCCCGGAGCAAG GTAACAAATAAGGATGCAACTAAAATCAGC ACCGTGCGCGTCCAGGGCAACGACATCTCGCACCGGCTGCGGCTGTCGGCCGTGCGGCGGCAGGACGAGGGCGTGTATGAATGCCGCGTGTCCGACTACAGTGACGACGACACGCAGGAGCACAAGGCCCAGGCGCTGCTGCGCGTGCTCTCACGCTTCGCGCCGCCCAACATGCAGGCCGCCGAGGCCGTGTCGCACATGCAGAGCAGCGGCCCGCGCCGCCACGGCCCCGCCAGCGCCGCGAACGCCAACACCGTGGGAGCCACCGGCGCCGCGGGCCGTGCCACCTCCGACCCCGGCCGCGGCGACAAAAGCCCGCCCCCGGGAAGtcctcccgccgccgcccggaGCCCGGGAGTCCCCGAGGCGGCAGCCGCCTCCGCAGCCCACGCAGCCACCACCACCGTCGCGGCAGCGGCCTCCTCAGCGTCGCCGCTACGGGGCCAGGTGGCCCTTCTGTGCCACCGGCGCGGCTCAG